In the genome of Telluria mixta, the window GTAGCGGCGCCGCCTACGACACGCCAAGGATCCCGATGACGTCACACCTGGTTCGCCTCGCTCCCCTCGTCAGCGCCCTGGCGCTCGCCGGGTTCGCCCACGCGCAGACGGCCCCGCAATATTCCGAACTTCCTTCCGAGACCCCGGCCGAATTCAAGGCGCCCGACGCCGGCTTCAACTACGTGAAGCAAACGGTGATGATCCCGATGCGCGACGGGACGAAGCTGAACACCATCATCATCGTGCCGAAGGGTGTGCAGAACGCGCCCATCCTGCTCACGCGTACGCCGTACGATGCGTCCAGCCTCGTGAACCACTCGGACAGTTCGGACCTGGAGACGATCCTGACGGGCTACGACAACGCGGCCGACGTCATCGCCGGGGAAGGCTATATCCGCGTCGTGCAGGACGTGCGCGGCAAGTACGGCTCCGAGGGCGACTACGTGATGAACCGCCCGCTGCATGGCCCGCTGAACCCGACGCCCGTCGACCATTCGACCGACACGTACGACACGATCGACTGGCTGACGAAGAACGTCCCGGAGACGAACGGCCGCGTGGGCATCATCGGCATTTCGTACGACGGCTTCCTGCCGCTGATGGCGCTCGTGAATCCGCACCCGGCGCTGAAGGTCGCGGTGCCGATGAACCCGATGGTGGACGACTGGATGGGCGACGACTGGTTCCACAACGGCGCCTTCCGGCAGATCAATATGTCGTACATGCTCGAACAGGTCGTCACGCGCGCCAACACGGCCAAGTGGCCCATCACGCACTACGACGACTACGACATGTACCTGCGGGCCGGCTCGGCGGGCGCACTGGGCCGCGAACGGGGCCTGGAACAGAGCGGCTTCTGGAATAAGGTCGTCGCGCATCCGGCGTACGACGCTTTCTGGCAGCAGCAGGCGATGGACAGGATCCTGGCGAGTCGACCCGTCACGGTGCCGACCCTCCTGGTGCACAGTTATTGGGACGCGGAAGACATCTATGGCGCCATCGCCGTGTGGAAGGCTATCAAGCCGCACGATACGGGAAACAACGTGTTCCTGTCGCTGGGCCCGTGGTCGCATGGCGGCGCGATCGGCGACGGCGCCACGCTCGGCACTTTGAAATTCGGCAGCGACACGGCGCTGTACTGGCGCCAGCAGGTCTTGAGGCCGTTCCTCGCGCGCTACCTGAAGGGCGATGCCGGCGTGCCCGCGATTCCGACGGTCACCGCGTTCGAGACGGGCACGAACAAGTGGCGCAACCTCACGGCGTGGCCCGGCGGCGCCATCGAACCTGTCGCGCTGCGCCTGGCCGCCAACCAGAAGGCCGTGCTCGGCGGCGCGGCCGATGCGAAAGGCTACGACGAATACGTGTCCGATCCGGCCAAGCCGGTGCCGTTCCGCCAGCGCCCGATCCCGCCGTACGGCTACGACGAAGCGAAGGGCCAGACGTGGCCGCGCTGGCTCGTCGACGACCAGCGCGAGGCGTCGGGCCGCACGGACGTCGCGACGTTCGTGTCCGACGTGCTGACGGCGCCCGTGAAAATCAGCGGCGAGCCGGTCGCGCACCTCGTCGCGTCGACGAGCGGCACCGATTCGGACTGGGTCGTGAAGCTGATCGACGTGTACCCGGACCAGGTGGGATCGCAGCCGGCGCTGGGCGGCTACCAGCTGATGGTGGCGGGCGACATCTTCCGCGGCCGCTACCGCGAAGGGTTCGACAATCCGAAGGCGCTGGCGCCGAACAAGGCATTGGCGTACCGCTTTGGCCTGCCGACGGCGAACCACGTGTTCCTGCCCGGCCACCGCATCATGGTGCAGGTGCAGTCGAGCTGGTTCCCGCTGTACGACCGCAATCCGCAGACCTTCGTACCGAACATCTTCTTTGCCCAGCCGGGCGACTACAGGAAGGCCACGCAGCGCATCTACCACAGCAGCTACGTCGAACTGCCCCTCGTGAAAGCCGCGCCATGACGGACGGCCTGCGCACCTGGCACGGCAGCTGCCATTGCGGCGCCGTGCGCTTCGCGGCGGATATCGACTTCACGCGCGGTACGATCCGCTGCAACTGCTCGCTGTGCACCAAGCAGAGAAACTGGGCCGCGATCGTGCCCGCGGCTGCATTCCGCCTCCTGCAGGGCAACGGCGCGCTGACGGAATACCGCTGCAACACCCGTACGGAGCGCCACCTGTTCTGCGGCGCGTGCGGCATCCGGCCGTTCGGCACGGGGACGTCGCCGCGCTGGGGCGATTACGTCGCCGTCAGCGTACACTGCCTGGACGACCTGCCGGCCGACGCACGCGCGGCACTGCCCGTCACATACCTGAACGGGCGCGACGACGACTGGAATCACCCCCCGGCCGACGTGCGCAATATATAATTCCATTTTTTCGAAGAAATCCTTCTGTTTACTTCGCTTTTTCAAGATCTGTCATTGACCTATTCTCTTGCCTTGACAACGGCCGTCCCGGCCGCGATTCTTGTTATTGATGAGAGACGACCATGAAACGCATCCTGCTTTTCCTTGCCACTAACCTCGCCATCATGCTCGTGCTTGGCATTACGGCGAGCCTGCTGGGCGTTAACCAATACCTGACGGCGAAGGGCCTGAACTTCGGCGCCCTGCTCGTCTTCGCCGGCCTGATGGGCTTCGGCGGTGCCTTCATTTCGCTGTGGATGTCGAAGCCCATCGCGAAATGGACCACGGGTGCGCGCGTGATCGCGCAACCCTCGAACCCCACCGAGCGCTGGCTGCTCGACACCGTCGCGCGCCAGGCGCAGAAGGCCGGCATCGCGATGCCGGAAGTCGCGATCTACGAAGGCGCGCCGAACGCGTTCGCCACCGGCGCGACGAAGAACGCGTCGCTCGTCGCCGTGTCGACGGGCCTGCTGACGTCGATGACGCACGATGAAGTGGAAGCGGTGCTGGCGCACGAAGTGGCGCACGTCGCGAACGGCGACATGGTGACGCTCACCTTGATCCAGGGCGTGGTGAACACGTTCGTGATCTTCCTGGCGCGCGTCGTCGCCTACTTTGTGGACCAGTTCCTGCGCCGCGACGGCGAGGAGCGCGGCCCCGGCATCGCGTTCACGATCACGTCGGTCGTGTGCGACCTGCTGTTCGGCCTCGTGGCCAGCATCATCGTGGCCTGGTTCTCGCGCCAGCGCGAATACCGTGCCGACCGCGGCGCCGCCCAGATCATGGGCACGCCCCGTCCGATGATCGCCGCGCTCCGTCGCCTGGGCGGCCTGGATCACGCCGACCTGCCGAAGAACCTGGCCGCATCGGGCATCGCCGGCGGCGGCGTGCTGGCCCTGTTCAGCAGCCACCCGTCGTGCGAGGACCGCATCGCGGCCTTGCAGCAGGCATGACGGACCGGCGCGCGTCCAGGCTTCTCGTGCCGGCGCTGTTCGCGCTGGCGCTGGCCGTCCTCCTGCAGCACTTCCTCGGCGCGCTGGCCTGGGCCGGCCTGCTCGCCGTGATCACCTGGCCCGCGCACGTCCACCTGCAGCGCCGCGGCTGGCCGCCTTCCGCCAGCGCGGCCTTCCTCGTGGGCCTGCTGATCCTCGGTTTCGTCGGTCCGGGTATCCTGTTGCTGAATACGCTGGGCGGCGAACTGGCCGGCGTGCAGCGCCTCCTTGCTCGCGCCAACGAGACGGGCATCCCCGTCCCCGCCTGGATCGCGCACCTGCCGATGGTGGCCGAACACGCGGTCCAGTGGTGGAACGAGCACCTTGCCCAGCCCGGCGGCCTGAATCGCCTCGTCGGCAGCGCGGCCGGCGACGTCGCCCCGCACCTGACGGGCGCCGCGCGCCTGTGGGGCTCGACGATCCTCGCGAACGCGCTGTACCTGTTCCTCGCCCTGCTCACCCTGTTCGTGCTGTACCTGCACGGCCCCGCCGCCATCCGCCACGTCGACACGGCCGGCATGCGTGCGCTGCCGCGCCAGTATCCGATGCTGCGCCGCGTGTTCCCCCTGTCCGTGCGCGGCACGGCGCTGGGCCTCGTCTCCGTCGCCATCCTGGAAGGCTGCGTGCTCGGCGCCGCCTACGCCATCGCGGGCGCGCCGGCGCCGGCGCTGCTGGGCGTGCTCACGGGGTATTTCGCGCTCGTGCCGGGCGGCGCGCCGCTGTCGTTCTCGCTCGTCTCGCTGCTGCTCCTGGGCCAGGGCCATTCCGGCGCCGCGCTCGGCCTGTTCTGCTGGGGCGCGTTCGAGCTGTTCCTCGTCGATAAATTCATCCGCCCGAAGCTGATCGGCCGGCGCGTGAACCTGCCGTTCCTCGCCGTGCTGTTCGGCCTCCTCGGCGGCGTCTCGACCCTGGGCGTCATTGGCCTGTTCGTGGGTCCGTTCATGATGGCGATTCTGTTCGAATGGCTGCGCGACAATACCGCTTTTAATACCAATTCCCCGCTCGAACCGGACAGCTCAAGCAGAGCGAACGAGACCAATTCTGCACCTACCGGGCAGCGCGACAATACCAATTAAATACCTGTTGACAAGCCTATCAGTGCTGCCTATAGTGCCCTGACCTTTCCGGCACAGCACTCATATGATCGACTATCTCATCGGCGTCGACGGCGGCGGCACCGGCACCCGCGTGCGCCTCGCACGGTTTTCTCCCCAAGGTTTCGTCGAACTGGCCCAGGGCAGCAGCGGCCCGTCCGGCCTGGGGCTCGGCATCGCCCGCGCCTGGGCGGCCGTCCAGGATGCCGTCGCCCAGGCCTTCGCCACGGCCGGCATCGAACAACCCACGCTTGACCGCATCGCCATCGGCCTGGGCCTCGCCGGCGTGCACAACGGCCAATGGGCGCAGGCGTTCGTGGACGCCGATCCCGGCTACGCCGCGCTGCGCCTCGAAACGGATGCGTTTACGACCCTGCTCGGTGCGCACAGCGGCAACCCCGGCGCCATCGTCGCCATCGGCACCGGCAGCGTCGGCGAAGTGCTGCTGCCGGACGGCACGCGGCGCGAAGTGGGCGGCTGGGGCTTCCCGGCCGGCGACGAAGCGAGCGGCGGCTGGATCGGCCTCGCCGCCATCAACCACATCGAACAGGTGCTCGACGGACGCCGCCCAGGCAGCGCGTTCGCCGATGCCGTCATCGATGCCTGCGGCGGCAACCGCGCCGCGATCCAGGTCTGGCTGGGCCAGGCCACGCAGACGACGTACGCCGCGCTCGCACCCCTCGTGCTGCAGCATGCGGACGACCCGGTCGCGCACACCATCCTGACGAAGGCCGGCGAAGAAGCGGCCGCCATCGCCCGCGCGCTCGACCCGGACGGCAGCCTGCCGCTCGCGCTGTGCGGCGGCCTGGGCAGCGCCCTGCGCGATTGGCTTCCGCCCGCACTCGCGGCCCGCGCCCGCGCGCCGGAAGGCGATTCCGCGCGCGGGGCACTCCGCTTGATTGAGCTTTACCTGCGCGAGCTGCACCTCGCGGCATGAAAGGATCTACCATGCAAGGCAACATCCTGACCCCGGACGGCTGGATCCGCGGGCGCATCGTCATCGAAGACGGCGCCACGACCATCGCCGCCATCGAAGGCGACGCGGCCGATCCGGGCGCCAATGCCGACGACTACATCCTGCCCGGCTTCATCGACCTGCACGTGCACGGCGGCGCGGGACGCGACATGATGGAAGGCGGCGACGCGCCGCACGTCATCGCGCGCCTGCATGCGAAGCACGGCACGACGAGCCTGCTGGCCACGACGATGACGGCGCCGCTGGACGACATCGACCGGGCGCTCACCGCCATCGGCACCGCGTGCGCGGAGCGCGGCAAGGGCGAAGCGCGCATCCTCGGCGTGCACCTGGAAGGCCCGTACATCAACTCGGGCAAGCTGGGCGCGCAGCCGCCGTTCGCGCGCGAGGCGACGATGACAGAGGTCGAGCGTTTCAACGCGCAGGCACCGATGCGCCTGATCACCGTCGCGCCCGAGATCGACGGCCACCTCGCGCTCGTGCGCCAGCTGGCCGACGCCGGCATCCGCGTGCAGATCGGCCACACGAACGGCAATTACGACGACGGCGTGCGCGCGCTGGAACACGGCGCGGCCGGTTTCACGCACCTGTTCAACGCGATGCCGGGCCTGCACCACCGCGATCCCGGCATGGTCGGCGCGGCGCTTGCGCATGCGCAGTACGCGGAGATCATCCCCGACCTGCTGCACGTGCATCCGGGCGCCATCAAGACGGCGCTGCGCTGCATCCCGCACCTGTACTGCGTGACGGATTCCACGGCCGCCGCCGGCATGCCGGACGGCCAGTACATGCTGGGCCGCCAGGTCGTCCACAAATGCATGGGCGGCGTGCGCCTCGCGGACGGCACCTTGGCCGGCAGCACGCTGACGATGGACCAGGCGCTGCGCAACCTCGTCTCGATCGGCCTCGACCTCGCCGACGCCGCGCGGCGCGTATCGACCAACGCCGCCGACTACCTGGGCGAGACGCGCCGCGGCCGCATCGCGCCGGGCTGCTTCGCCGACCTCGTCGTCCTCGACCGCGACCTGAACCTGAAAACCGTTTATATCGAAGGAGAACAGTGTGACCTCGCTGATGCTTGAAGAAGCCGTGTCCGCGGCCGACTGCGTCGCCCTGCAGCTGGCGCACGACGCCGACCGCTACGCCGCGCTGGGCCACCACCTGCGCAACGCCTCCTTCCACAACGCGGTGACGGTGGCGCGCGGCAGTTCGGACCACGCATCCAGCTACCTCGCCTACCTGATCATGGCGCGCATGGGCCGTCTCGTGACGTCGCTGCCGATGTCGCTCCTCACGCTGTACAAGGCGCCGCTGCAGGCCGCGGGCACGCTTGCCGTATCGATCTCGCAGTCGGGCCAGAGTCCGGACGTCGTCGAACCGATCCGCTACTTCCGCCAGGGCGGCGCGACCACCGTCGCGCTCGTGAACGACATCGATTCGCCGCTCGCGCGCGAAGCCGAATGGGCGCTGCCGCTGCGCGCCGGGATGGAACAGAGCGTGGCCGCGACGAAGAGTTTCATTACGAGCCTGACGGCCGGCGCCCGCCTCGTCGCGGAATGGCAGCAGGACGCGGAACTGAAGGACGGCCTCGCCGCCCTGCCGGACGCGCTGCGCCGGGCCGCACAGGCCGACTGGTCGGCCGCGCTGGACGTGCTGGCGCCGGCGCGCAACATCATGGTCGTCGGCCGCGGCATCAGCTTCCCCATCGCGCTGGAAGCGGCGCTGAAATTCAAGGAGACGTCGGCGCTGCAGGCCGAGGCGTTTTCCGGCGCCGAGATCAAGCACGGCCCGATGGCGCTGATCGACGAGGGCTATCCCCTGCTGATCTTCGCCACGCGCGGCCCTGCGCAGGCGGGCCTCGTCGCGCTGGCCGACGAGATGCGCGGCCGCGGCGCGCGCGTGCTGCTCGCGGCGCCGACGGACATCGCCTCGCGCGACCTCGACCTGCCCGTATCGAGCTGCGCTGACCTGGACCCGATCGTCGCGATCAACGCGTTCTACGTGATGGCGGCGCACCTGTCGAAAGCGCGCGGGCTCGATCCCGACAAGCCGCGCCACCTGAACAAAGTCACGAAGACTCATTGATGCACACGAACGACCTTCTCCAACTGGCCGGCCGCCTGATCATGATCCGGCTGTTCGGCACGGAACTCGACGCCGACACGGCCGACTTCATCCGCGCCAACCGCATCCGCGGCGCGTGCCTGTTCCGCCAGAACATGCTCGATGCCGCGCAGCTGACGCGCTTCACGGGCGATTTGAAGGATGCGATGGGCGGAGACTCCCTGATCGCGCTCGACCAGGAAGGCGGCGCCGTCGTGCGCGCGCTGTGGGTGCCGCCGCCGCCGTCCGCGATGGCGCTCGGCGCGGCGGGCGACGAGACGCTGGCCCGCAACGTGGGCGCGGCCGTCGCGCGTGCGATCCTCGCCATGGGCTTCAACTGGAACTTCGCGCCCGTGCTCGACCTGAACAACAACCCGCGCAATCCCGTCATCGCCGAGCGCTCGTTCGGCGCCGATCCGGACACGGCGACGCGGCTGGCGCTCGCGTGGATGGCCGGGAGCGACAGCGAAGGCGTGGCGTGCTGCGTCAAGCACTTCCCCGGCCACGGCGACACGCACGTCGATTCGCACCGCGACCTGCCCACGGTCGACAAACCCTTGCCGGAACTGGAGCGCTTCGAATTCGCGCCATTCCGCACGGCCGCGCCGCACGCGCCGGCCGTGATGACGGCGCACATCGTCTACCCTGCCCTGGACGCCGACAATCCGGCCACGATGTCGCGCGCGATCCTGCACGATCTGCTGCGCAGGCAATGGGGCTACGACGGCGTGATCATCACGGACGGCATGGACATGCACGCGATCGCGCACCGGTACGACGCCGGCGACGCCGCCGTGAACGCGCTGATGGCCGGCGCGGACATGGTGATGGCGATCGGCAGCCGCGACACACAGGAACGCACCATTGCCGCGATCGCCTCCGCCATCGACGACGGCCGCCTGCCGCTGGCCGAGGTGCAGGCGCGCCTGGAACGCCTGGACCGCCTCGCGCGTGCACATCCGGCCGGCGCCACGCCGTATGCGACGGAAGACGCGGACCGGGCGCTGATGGCGGACGCGTGGCGCCGGGCGCTCACGGCACGCGGCAATCCGCAGCGGCCTGCGCCTGGCAGCAAGCTGCGCCTCGTCGCGCGCCAGGACGTCGTCAGCGATGGCGTGTCGGAAGCGGGCGTGCCCGCCAGCGCCATCGCGGCAATGCTGCAATCCCTGTTCGACGTCGACCTCGTCACGTTCGCGGATGCCGAGACGTTCGACTGGTCCGCGCTGCCGCACGACGGCCGCTTCACGATCCTCGCGTCGACCTCGCGCCGCCGCTACGGCCCGCACGCACGCGGCACGTGGACGCCGGACCTGCACCTCGCGCTGTGGAACCCGTACCAGGCCCTCGACTTCGCGGCGCCCGCGCTGATGACCTATGGCTTCGCACCGCCCGCGCTGGACGCGGTCCGGGCGTGGCTGGCGGGCGGGATCGACGCGGAAGGACGCTGCCCGGTGCCCGGCTTTTGACCTCAGGCGGTAACGCATTGTAACGACGCATACCGACGTCGCACGGCTGGGGCACAATTGCCACGCCCGTCAGCAGTTTGTGGGACAATGCACGCTTTGTCCGAGATCGGCTCCGGCACCGTCGGCGTATGTATTTGCAGCGACTGAGCGGTGCAACTTTATCGTCATTAAGAGAGGATTTTTCAATGTCCCAATTCCGTTTCGCCCGCCTTGCCATGATGCTGGCCGCCCTTGGCCTGAACGCCGCGCCGGCCCTGATGCACAGCGCGTCGGCGCAGGACAAGAAAGCCGAGGCCGCCGCGCCGAAGCCGGATACGGTCCGCCCGGATCTGTACAAGCTGCTCGACCCGGCCCAGATCAAGCCGCTGATGGACGCGAAGAACTATGGCGAGGTGAAGAACCGCATCACCCAAGCCGAAGCGTTCCCGGACAAGACGCCGTACGAGACCTATGTGCTGAATCGTATGAAGTTGTCGCTGGGCACGTCGACGGGTGACGACCAGATGGCGATCGGCGCCCTGGAAGCGATCCTGGCATCGGGCAAGTTGCCGGACGCGGACAAGGGGAACTTCACGCAGGCGCTGGCCACGATGTACTACAACGCCAAGAACTATCCGAAGGCGATCGAGCTGTACAAGCAGATCCAGGCATCGGGCAAGTCGACGGACCAGATCAATTCGGCGCTGATCCGCTCGTACTACCTGAGCGGCGACTTCGCGTCGGCGCTGAAAGCCCAGGAACCGGTGCTGCAGGCGGCGGAACAGGCCGGCAAGACGCCGACCCAGGAAGACCTGCGCCTGTACGCGTCGGCCGCGAACAAGGTCAAGGATGACGCCGCCTACCTGCGCGGCCTGGAAAAACTGGCCGCCTACTACCCGACCGACGATTTCTGGATGGACCTGATCAGCCGCGGCATCGTGCGCAAGCCGGGCTTCCAGGACGCCAACATCCCGGACGTGCTGCGCCTCGAATTCGCGGCCGTCAAGGCGATGTCGTCGGACGCCTACACGGAACTGGCCGAGCTGGCCCTGAAGGACGGCTTCCCGACCGAAGCGAAGAAAGTCGTCGACGCGGGCTTCGCGGCCGGCGTGCTGGGCACGGGCAGCGGCGCCGCCAAGGACCGCCAGCTGCGCGACCGCGCCACCAAGGAAGCTGCAAGCGATGCGAAAAACATCGCCGCGGGCGAAGCGGGCGCCAGCAAGGCCAAGACCGGCGCCGGCCTCGTCAACCTGGGCTGGGCCTACGTCACGATGGACCAGTTCGACAAGGGCATCCCCTTCATCCAGCAAGGTATCGCGAAGGGCGGCCTGAAGTCGCCTGACGAAGCCAAGCTGCGCCTGGGCATGGCCTACGCCAAAGCCGGCCAGAAGGACAAAGCCATCCAGACCTTCCAGGAAGTGAAAGCCGGCGGCGGCCTGTCCGACACGGCCAAGTACTGGATCCTGCTGCTGAACCACCCGGCGGGTGCGGTGGCAGCCAAGTAATTCCGCCGGATCCTCCGGCGAACGAAGCGGCGCGGACCACGGTTCGCGCCGCTTTTTTTTCGTCTGTGTGAATCAGCGTACGGGCAAGCTCGGCATGGCGTCCGATAATCGGTCCACCTCTTCTGGAAAGGCCGGCCATGACGACCGTACGCAAGGGCCAGGCGCCCGCGAAGCTGAATCGCGACGAATTCCACGTCGTCTTTTCGCGCGACTTCTACGATCCGGCCTACCAGGCCGTCGCAAAGGAACTGGCGGCCGTCGAAGAGGTCGCGTGGAAGGCCTACGTCGATTCGCACAAGGCCCCGATCACGGTGAAGGCCGGGCCCGGCTTCGCCGATCCGGACTACGATTTATCCGTCGAATGGAAGGAGGCGCACGACCGCCTGCTGGCCGCCGAAGCCCGCCAGAAAGATCCGGCGACGCCGAGCCGCGTCCTCCTGATCAATGGCGCGGCGCGCAACGACGGCAGCTGTCCGAGCGAAATCTCGAAGACGTGGCGCCTCGCGAAGCTGTGCGAAGCGACCATCGCGGCCGAGGGCGTGGAGACGGATCTGCTCGACCTGTCGCGCATCATTTCCGACTACGACCGCCACATCCACCCTTGTAAAGCCTGCGTGTCGACGGCGATGCCGATGTGCCACTGGCCATGCAGCTGCTACCCGAACCACTCGCTGAACCAGGAAAACGACTGGATGAACGAGATCTACGAGCGCTGGGTGGCCGCGCACGGAGTCATCATCCTCACGCCGACGTACTGGTACCAGTCGCCCTCCGTGCTGAAGCTGATGATCGACCGGCTCGTGTGCGCCGACGGCGGCAATCCCGATCCCAGCGCCACGCACGGCAAGGACGCGGAAAAAGCGAAGGCGCTGGAGAAGGACTGGGACTATCCGAAGCATCTCGCGGGCCGCGTCTACGGGCTCGTCGTGCATGGCGACGTGGCCGGCATCGAATCGACGCGGCGCTCGCTGTCCGACTGGCTCGACTGGATGGGCCTCATCGACGCGGGCCCGACCGCCCTGCTCGACCGCTA includes:
- a CDS encoding SIS domain-containing protein — encoded protein: MLEEAVSAADCVALQLAHDADRYAALGHHLRNASFHNAVTVARGSSDHASSYLAYLIMARMGRLVTSLPMSLLTLYKAPLQAAGTLAVSISQSGQSPDVVEPIRYFRQGGATTVALVNDIDSPLAREAEWALPLRAGMEQSVAATKSFITSLTAGARLVAEWQQDAELKDGLAALPDALRRAAQADWSAALDVLAPARNIMVVGRGISFPIALEAALKFKETSALQAEAFSGAEIKHGPMALIDEGYPLLIFATRGPAQAGLVALADEMRGRGARVLLAAPTDIASRDLDLPVSSCADLDPIVAINAFYVMAAHLSKARGLDPDKPRHLNKVTKTH
- the htpX gene encoding protease HtpX; this translates as MKRILLFLATNLAIMLVLGITASLLGVNQYLTAKGLNFGALLVFAGLMGFGGAFISLWMSKPIAKWTTGARVIAQPSNPTERWLLDTVARQAQKAGIAMPEVAIYEGAPNAFATGATKNASLVAVSTGLLTSMTHDEVEAVLAHEVAHVANGDMVTLTLIQGVVNTFVIFLARVVAYFVDQFLRRDGEERGPGIAFTITSVVCDLLFGLVASIIVAWFSRQREYRADRGAAQIMGTPRPMIAALRRLGGLDHADLPKNLAASGIAGGGVLALFSSHPSCEDRIAALQQA
- a CDS encoding GFA family protein; protein product: MTDGLRTWHGSCHCGAVRFAADIDFTRGTIRCNCSLCTKQRNWAAIVPAAAFRLLQGNGALTEYRCNTRTERHLFCGACGIRPFGTGTSPRWGDYVAVSVHCLDDLPADARAALPVTYLNGRDDDWNHPPADVRNI
- a CDS encoding BadF/BadG/BcrA/BcrD ATPase family protein: MIDYLIGVDGGGTGTRVRLARFSPQGFVELAQGSSGPSGLGLGIARAWAAVQDAVAQAFATAGIEQPTLDRIAIGLGLAGVHNGQWAQAFVDADPGYAALRLETDAFTTLLGAHSGNPGAIVAIGTGSVGEVLLPDGTRREVGGWGFPAGDEASGGWIGLAAINHIEQVLDGRRPGSAFADAVIDACGGNRAAIQVWLGQATQTTYAALAPLVLQHADDPVAHTILTKAGEEAAAIARALDPDGSLPLALCGGLGSALRDWLPPALAARARAPEGDSARGALRLIELYLRELHLAA
- the nagA gene encoding N-acetylglucosamine-6-phosphate deacetylase, whose amino-acid sequence is MQGNILTPDGWIRGRIVIEDGATTIAAIEGDAADPGANADDYILPGFIDLHVHGGAGRDMMEGGDAPHVIARLHAKHGTTSLLATTMTAPLDDIDRALTAIGTACAERGKGEARILGVHLEGPYINSGKLGAQPPFAREATMTEVERFNAQAPMRLITVAPEIDGHLALVRQLADAGIRVQIGHTNGNYDDGVRALEHGAAGFTHLFNAMPGLHHRDPGMVGAALAHAQYAEIIPDLLHVHPGAIKTALRCIPHLYCVTDSTAAAGMPDGQYMLGRQVVHKCMGGVRLADGTLAGSTLTMDQALRNLVSIGLDLADAARRVSTNAADYLGETRRGRIAPGCFADLVVLDRDLNLKTVYIEGEQCDLADA
- a CDS encoding tetratricopeptide repeat protein, producing MSQFRFARLAMMLAALGLNAAPALMHSASAQDKKAEAAAPKPDTVRPDLYKLLDPAQIKPLMDAKNYGEVKNRITQAEAFPDKTPYETYVLNRMKLSLGTSTGDDQMAIGALEAILASGKLPDADKGNFTQALATMYYNAKNYPKAIELYKQIQASGKSTDQINSALIRSYYLSGDFASALKAQEPVLQAAEQAGKTPTQEDLRLYASAANKVKDDAAYLRGLEKLAAYYPTDDFWMDLISRGIVRKPGFQDANIPDVLRLEFAAVKAMSSDAYTELAELALKDGFPTEAKKVVDAGFAAGVLGTGSGAAKDRQLRDRATKEAASDAKNIAAGEAGASKAKTGAGLVNLGWAYVTMDQFDKGIPFIQQGIAKGGLKSPDEAKLRLGMAYAKAGQKDKAIQTFQEVKAGGGLSDTAKYWILLLNHPAGAVAAK
- a CDS encoding CocE/NonD family hydrolase; translation: MTSHLVRLAPLVSALALAGFAHAQTAPQYSELPSETPAEFKAPDAGFNYVKQTVMIPMRDGTKLNTIIIVPKGVQNAPILLTRTPYDASSLVNHSDSSDLETILTGYDNAADVIAGEGYIRVVQDVRGKYGSEGDYVMNRPLHGPLNPTPVDHSTDTYDTIDWLTKNVPETNGRVGIIGISYDGFLPLMALVNPHPALKVAVPMNPMVDDWMGDDWFHNGAFRQINMSYMLEQVVTRANTAKWPITHYDDYDMYLRAGSAGALGRERGLEQSGFWNKVVAHPAYDAFWQQQAMDRILASRPVTVPTLLVHSYWDAEDIYGAIAVWKAIKPHDTGNNVFLSLGPWSHGGAIGDGATLGTLKFGSDTALYWRQQVLRPFLARYLKGDAGVPAIPTVTAFETGTNKWRNLTAWPGGAIEPVALRLAANQKAVLGGAADAKGYDEYVSDPAKPVPFRQRPIPPYGYDEAKGQTWPRWLVDDQREASGRTDVATFVSDVLTAPVKISGEPVAHLVASTSGTDSDWVVKLIDVYPDQVGSQPALGGYQLMVAGDIFRGRYREGFDNPKALAPNKALAYRFGLPTANHVFLPGHRIMVQVQSSWFPLYDRNPQTFVPNIFFAQPGDYRKATQRIYHSSYVELPLVKAAP
- a CDS encoding AI-2E family transporter, with the protein product MTDRRASRLLVPALFALALAVLLQHFLGALAWAGLLAVITWPAHVHLQRRGWPPSASAAFLVGLLILGFVGPGILLLNTLGGELAGVQRLLARANETGIPVPAWIAHLPMVAEHAVQWWNEHLAQPGGLNRLVGSAAGDVAPHLTGAARLWGSTILANALYLFLALLTLFVLYLHGPAAIRHVDTAGMRALPRQYPMLRRVFPLSVRGTALGLVSVAILEGCVLGAAYAIAGAPAPALLGVLTGYFALVPGGAPLSFSLVSLLLLGQGHSGAALGLFCWGAFELFLVDKFIRPKLIGRRVNLPFLAVLFGLLGGVSTLGVIGLFVGPFMMAILFEWLRDNTAFNTNSPLEPDSSSRANETNSAPTGQRDNTN
- a CDS encoding flavodoxin family protein, with product MTTVRKGQAPAKLNRDEFHVVFSRDFYDPAYQAVAKELAAVEEVAWKAYVDSHKAPITVKAGPGFADPDYDLSVEWKEAHDRLLAAEARQKDPATPSRVLLINGAARNDGSCPSEISKTWRLAKLCEATIAAEGVETDLLDLSRIISDYDRHIHPCKACVSTAMPMCHWPCSCYPNHSLNQENDWMNEIYERWVAAHGVIILTPTYWYQSPSVLKLMIDRLVCADGGNPDPSATHGKDAEKAKALEKDWDYPKHLAGRVYGLVVHGDVAGIESTRRSLSDWLDWMGLIDAGPTALLDRYVGYYESYAGSHDTLDKDTAFQEEVRNVARSVSAAVAAVRSGKLLQPDRKLANPRPK
- a CDS encoding glycoside hydrolase family 3 protein, with product MHTNDLLQLAGRLIMIRLFGTELDADTADFIRANRIRGACLFRQNMLDAAQLTRFTGDLKDAMGGDSLIALDQEGGAVVRALWVPPPPSAMALGAAGDETLARNVGAAVARAILAMGFNWNFAPVLDLNNNPRNPVIAERSFGADPDTATRLALAWMAGSDSEGVACCVKHFPGHGDTHVDSHRDLPTVDKPLPELERFEFAPFRTAAPHAPAVMTAHIVYPALDADNPATMSRAILHDLLRRQWGYDGVIITDGMDMHAIAHRYDAGDAAVNALMAGADMVMAIGSRDTQERTIAAIASAIDDGRLPLAEVQARLERLDRLARAHPAGATPYATEDADRALMADAWRRALTARGNPQRPAPGSKLRLVARQDVVSDGVSEAGVPASAIAAMLQSLFDVDLVTFADAETFDWSALPHDGRFTILASTSRRRYGPHARGTWTPDLHLALWNPYQALDFAAPALMTYGFAPPALDAVRAWLAGGIDAEGRCPVPGF